One Pyrenophora tritici-repentis strain M4 chromosome 5, whole genome shotgun sequence DNA window includes the following coding sequences:
- a CDS encoding Dimer-Tnp-hAT domain containing protein has translation MRQTYRPLLYPNVNKETELVRVVIDSNWSFRTVERPSFHRFLRFLRPDTVIISRCKFKTIFKSQHEEAKRSILRDLGKSTKISIALDAWSAANHLCFLAVKGYYINKDWKLQEKLLDFLPMRGRHTGTSMADEVLHILLDTKTKTQLLAITCDNASNNSVLARTLQSKLQEVDIQWSARENTIPCLAHIINLVVQDIIQHLRLAATTELGARDTLQRRHIQDIETHISVPNSLRKIRAICIAIDVSPQRFERFIAVQQHLPPKERLSVIRDVKTRWNSTYDMLERALKIQKYIDEWLKQEILLRPGSHLDSSLDNNQMAEIDFRDLKRLRLSSTEWHHLELVTEMLKRFKTATSFLSQNEKPQIQYIWLMYNRLFDFLDKMSEDLDEDEENQDDREWLDVVRAAADRGRLKLSKYYSKTDAERGFLFNCATILDPTQKLTAYEDDSWEPQYKHLYRGQFLAYLDRYDNTDGRGSTPGSSIVKRRSLGNEWFRKPAPPLHQHKTTGPTRQEGESYLSTACVMTDDSFDILEWWKTNEPTYPRLSQVAKDILAIPIAQVGVERVFNVAKDVIGSRRHRLSARTIQQIMVLKDTISQEEEQGLDYLVAQLGEDGEPIDEVNDLFELPASLEHTFDIDEENQTTEEESEEEVQEERQLPPRKRQRPQRYRDN, from the exons ATGAGGCAGACTTATCGGCCTCTACTCTATCCCAACGTCAACAAAGAAACA GAGCTTGTACGGGTAGTAATCGACAGCAACTGGTCATTCCGAACAGTTGAACGACCATCTTTCCATCGATTTCTTCGGTTCCTTCGACCAGATACTGTGATAATTAGTCGTTGTAAATTCAAGACGATATTCAAGAGTCAACATGAGGAAGCAAAAAGGTCTATCCTTCGAGATCTTGGAAAATCAACAAAGATCTCAATCGCCTTAGATGCCTGGTCTGCAGCTAATCACCTCTGCTTTCTTGCGGTAAAGGGTTACTACATTAACAAAGACTGGAAACTTCAGGAAAAGCTACTTGACTTTCTCCCTATGCGCGGCAGGCACACCGGTACTTCTATGGCAGACGAGGTACTGCATATTCTTCTGGATACAAAGACCAAAACCCAGCTTCTAGCTATTACTTGTGATAACGCTAGTAACAATAGCGTACTTGCTCGCACTCTCCAGTCTAAACTCCAAGAAGTCGACATTCAGTGGAGTGCCAGAGAAAACACTATCCCTTGCCTTGCCCATATTATCAACCTCGTTGTCCAGGATATTATCCAACACCTTCGGCTAGCAGCAACTACAGAGTTAGGAGCAAGGGATACCCTACAGAGACGTCATATACAGGACATTGAGACGCATATTTCAGTCCCAAATTCCCTTCGCAAG ATAAGGGCGATTTGTATCGCTATTGACGTATCACCTCAACGCTTTGAGCGGTTTATTGCGGTACAACAACATCTACCGCCAAAGGAGCGATTATCTGTTATCCGCGACGTGAAAACCCGATGGAACTCAACATACGACATGTTAGAGCGCGCGCTCAAAATCCAAAAATATATTGATGAATGGCTTAAACAAGAAATCTTGCTAAGGCCAGGTAGTCACCTGGATAGCTCTCTAGacaacaatcaaatggctGAGATTGATTTCCGGGATCTTAAACGCCTCCGCTTATCTTCGACTGAGTGGCATCATCTCGAACTCGTTACTGAGATGCTTAAACGGTTTAAAACAGCAACTAGCTTCCTCAGCCAGAACGAGAAGCCCCAGATTCAGTATATTTGGTTAATGTACAATCGACTGTTTGATTTCTTGGACAAAATGTCAGAGGACCTagatgaggatgaagaaAATCAAGATGATAGGGAATGGCTAGACGTAGTACGAGCTGCAGCTGACAGGGGTCGTCTAAAACTGAGCAAGTACTATTCGAAGACAGACGCAGAACGTGGGTTCTTGTTTAATTGTGCCACTATCCTTGATCCAACGCAGAAGCTTACAGCATATGAA GACGATTCATGGGAGCCACAGTACAAGCATCTCTACCGAGGCCAATTTCTTGCTTACCTTGATCGTTATGATAATACGGACGGGAGAGGTTCAACCCCAGGCTCTAGCATAGTCAAAAGGAGGTCACTTGGGAATGAGTGGTTCAGAAAGCCAGCTCCTCCCCTACATCAGC ACAAGACAACTGGCCCAACCCGCCAAGAAGGAGAGTCCTACCTTAGTACTGCCTGTGTAATGACAGATGACTCTTTCGATATTCTAGAGTGGTGGAAGACGAACGAGCCTACCTACCCACGACTATCCCAAGTGGcgaaggatatactagcaATACCAATTGCTCAGGTTGGGGTTGAAAGAGTTTTCAATGTTGCTAAGGATGTTATTGGTAGTCGGAGGCACCGACTATCTGCCCGGACAATACAGCAGATAATGGTTCTTAAGGATACAATATctcaagaggaagaacaGGGTCTAGACTACCTAGTTGCTCAATTAGGGGAGGATGGAGAGCCAATTGACGAGGTTAATGATCTTTTTGAGCTTCCAGCCTCGTTAGAGCATACCTTCGATATAGATGAGGAGAACCAGActacagaagaagagtcggaggaagaggtccaggaggagcgtcaattgccacctcgaaagcgccagcgtcctCAGCGCTACCGTGATAATTAG